In the Sandaracinaceae bacterium genome, GACGGCTTATCGGACCCTACCCCGGTGTCAAGCTCATCCCTCCAGGAAGCGCTTCGCCGACTCCGCCCCGGTCTCGATGAGGCCGAGGAGGCGGCGCACGACCTTCTCTTCGTCGCGCTCGGCGTGGACCTCCGCGCTCCAGATGATCGTGCATCCAGCGCCCCTCGGGAGCACCCGGACGCGGCCCCGGTAGCGCGTCAGCGGCGCCTGCCCCGCGACGTGCTCGTACTCGTAGCCGTCCGGGTGCAGCGCGACGAGGCGCTCGACCGCCTCGGAGCCGTCGCCCAGGGTCAGCGCGCGCGTCGCGCCGACTCCGTCTCCCTCCACGTCGCAGATCGCGACCTGCGGGTGGAAGTCGCTGAGGATCGTGAAGTCCCCCACCAGGTCCAGCGCGTCCTCGGGGGGCGCGTCGACGTCGAGGCGGTGCTCCAGCCGGGCCATGCCTCAGCCTATCAGCGCTCAGCGCGGGCGGACCACCACGCAGACGCCGTCGTCGG is a window encoding:
- a CDS encoding SRPBCC family protein; translation: MARLEHRLDVDAPPEDALDLVGDFTILSDFHPQVAICDVEGDGVGATRALTLGDGSEAVERLVALHPDGYEYEHVAGQAPLTRYRGRVRVLPRGAGCTIIWSAEVHAERDEEKVVRRLLGLIETGAESAKRFLEG